In Gemmobacter sp. 24YEA27, a genomic segment contains:
- a CDS encoding ATP-binding cassette domain-containing protein, producing MPASVFLSDLSWSTPDGTPLFTDLSLAFGPERTGVVGRNGSGKSTLLRLISGDLPPASGQVQISGAIAMMRQEAMEHPDDTIADLFGIRPALDLLDRAEAGLAQADELADADWTLPARIEAALLRCGLSAAAHTPLATLSGGQRSRAALAALILAEPDFLFLDEPTNNLDRDGRRAVIDLIRGWTGGAIIVSHDRELLEEMDAIVELTSLGATRYGGNYSAFRQRKDAELNAASRGLADAEKALSDAARRAQQVAERKARKDSAGHRARARGDQPKILLDFARGRAEASGGAGARLRDARREAADEAMSAAREKVEILQPLRMDIPPTGLAPARRC from the coding sequence ATGCCCGCATCCGTTTTTCTGTCCGATCTGTCTTGGTCCACGCCTGACGGAACACCGCTTTTCACTGATCTCAGCCTGGCCTTCGGCCCTGAACGGACCGGCGTCGTTGGCCGCAATGGTTCCGGCAAGAGCACGCTTCTGCGCCTGATTTCTGGTGATTTACCACCGGCTTCCGGTCAGGTGCAGATTTCCGGTGCCATAGCGATGATGCGACAGGAGGCGATGGAGCATCCTGACGACACCATAGCCGACCTGTTCGGTATCCGGCCCGCGCTTGATTTGCTGGACCGGGCCGAGGCGGGGCTTGCACAGGCCGATGAACTGGCGGATGCGGACTGGACATTGCCAGCCCGGATCGAGGCCGCGCTTTTGCGCTGTGGCCTCTCCGCCGCGGCGCATACACCGCTTGCGACACTTTCCGGTGGACAGCGCAGTCGCGCCGCCCTTGCCGCCCTGATCCTTGCAGAGCCGGATTTCCTGTTTCTGGATGAGCCGACCAACAATCTTGACCGTGATGGGCGCAGGGCGGTCATCGACCTCATCCGGGGATGGACGGGCGGGGCGATTATCGTCAGCCATGATCGCGAACTTCTGGAAGAAATGGACGCCATCGTTGAACTGACCTCGCTTGGGGCAACCCGATATGGCGGGAATTACAGTGCCTTCCGGCAGCGGAAGGATGCGGAGCTGAATGCTGCGTCCCGTGGTCTTGCCGACGCGGAAAAAGCCCTCTCGGATGCTGCGCGTCGCGCGCAGCAGGTGGCCGAGCGTAAGGCGCGCAAGGACAGTGCCGGGCATCGGGCGCGCGCCAGAGGGGATCAGCCAAAAATCCTGCTGGATTTCGCCAGGGGGCGGGCGGAAGCCTCGGGCGGCGCCGGGGCGCGTCTGCGGGATGCCCGGCGCGAAGCGGCGGATGAGGCAATGTCCGCCGCGCGCGAAAAGGTCGAAATCCTGCAACCGCTCCGTATGGACATTCCTCCGACCGGCCTTGCCCCGGCAAGACGGTGCTGA
- a CDS encoding acyl-CoA synthetase, with the protein MAGTATGAAAAGQKVYATKDDFRALEAEMPWADRDVPRTIYEALSRVKGAHGARPAISYQLLSDPGAANATLTWAGLHDQVTRAANLFRALGVGPSDVVAYVLPNTLETAVTLLGGMVAGIANPINPLLEPSQISSILRETKAKVVVTLRAFPKTDIAQKVAEAVRHAPNVKHVLEIDLLTYLTGVKKFIVPLVRPKNPVAHTADVQSFHTALARQPGDRLTFPDSPADRVAAYFHTGGTTGMPKVAQHKVSGMIYNGWIGGTLLFRETDVVMCPLPLFHVFAVYPILMSMISSGAQVVFPTPAGYRGEGVFDNLWKLIARYRCTYLITVPTALAALMQRPVNADISSLRAGFSGSAPLPIELYNRFKKETGVEIVEGYGLTECTCLVAVNPPAGVKKNGSVGLIFPYSHVRILNRDGEGGFTEAGTDEVGEICVGSPGVYEGSTYTEDDKNRDLFAEGRFLRTGDLGRIDVDGYLFITGRAKDLIIRGGHNIDPAVIEEALSGHPAVAIVGAIGQPDLHAGELPAAYVELVKGATVTVSELMTYAESHISERAAVPKYIEILHELPKTAVGKVFKPDLRRLAIIRCFNAALDKAGLAVRVTTVIEDKKRGLVARVDKVDGATEAQVDAVLGGFTSPWEWAD; encoded by the coding sequence ATGGCAGGAACCGCGACAGGCGCTGCAGCTGCAGGGCAGAAGGTCTACGCCACGAAAGACGATTTCAGGGCGCTTGAAGCCGAGATGCCCTGGGCGGACCGCGATGTTCCCCGCACCATCTATGAGGCGCTGAGCCGGGTGAAAGGGGCCCATGGCGCGCGACCGGCGATCAGCTATCAGTTGCTCTCGGATCCCGGGGCGGCAAATGCGACCCTGACCTGGGCCGGGTTGCATGACCAGGTGACGCGGGCGGCGAATCTCTTTCGCGCGCTCGGGGTCGGGCCGAGCGATGTCGTGGCCTATGTGCTGCCCAATACACTTGAGACGGCGGTGACGCTTTTGGGCGGCATGGTTGCGGGGATCGCCAATCCGATCAACCCGCTGCTGGAGCCGTCGCAGATTTCCTCGATCCTGCGTGAGACGAAGGCGAAGGTGGTGGTGACGCTGCGTGCCTTTCCCAAGACAGATATCGCGCAAAAAGTGGCCGAGGCCGTGCGCCATGCGCCCAATGTGAAACATGTGCTGGAAATTGATCTCCTCACCTATCTGACCGGGGTGAAGAAATTCATCGTGCCGCTGGTCCGGCCGAAAAACCCGGTCGCGCATACGGCGGATGTGCAAAGTTTCCACACCGCGCTGGCGCGTCAGCCTGGCGACCGGCTGACCTTCCCGGATAGTCCCGCCGACCGCGTTGCCGCCTATTTCCACACCGGCGGTACCACGGGGATGCCCAAGGTCGCGCAGCACAAAGTCTCGGGGATGATCTATAACGGCTGGATCGGCGGCACGCTTTTGTTCCGCGAGACCGATGTGGTCATGTGCCCGCTGCCTTTGTTCCATGTGTTTGCCGTCTATCCGATCCTGATGTCGATGATCTCATCGGGCGCGCAGGTCGTTTTCCCCACCCCGGCCGGATACCGGGGAGAGGGTGTTTTCGACAATCTGTGGAAGCTGATCGCGCGCTACCGCTGTACCTATCTGATCACTGTGCCGACCGCCCTGGCCGCACTGATGCAGCGCCCGGTCAATGCCGATATCTCAAGCCTGCGCGCCGGGTTCTCGGGGTCGGCGCCCTTGCCGATAGAGCTGTATAACCGGTTCAAAAAGGAAACCGGCGTCGAGATTGTCGAGGGCTACGGCCTGACCGAATGCACCTGTCTGGTGGCGGTGAACCCACCGGCAGGGGTAAAGAAAAATGGCTCGGTCGGGCTGATCTTTCCCTATAGCCATGTTCGGATCCTGAACCGCGACGGAGAGGGCGGCTTTACCGAGGCCGGCACCGATGAGGTCGGCGAGATCTGCGTCGGCTCGCCTGGGGTCTATGAGGGCTCGACCTATACCGAGGACGACAAGAACAGGGATCTCTTCGCCGAAGGCCGGTTCCTGCGCACCGGCGATCTGGGCCGGATCGACGTGGACGGCTATCTCTTCATCACCGGCCGCGCCAAGGATCTGATCATTCGCGGCGGCCATAATATCGACCCGGCAGTGATCGAAGAGGCGCTGAGCGGCCATCCGGCAGTCGCTATTGTCGGCGCCATCGGCCAGCCCGATCTGCATGCGGGGGAATTGCCCGCAGCCTATGTCGAGCTGGTCAAAGGGGCCACGGTGACGGTGTCTGAGCTGATGACTTATGCCGAAAGCCATATCTCCGAGCGCGCGGCAGTGCCGAAATATATCGAGATCCTGCACGAATTGCCGAAAACCGCTGTCGGCAAGGTCTTTAAGCCCGATCTGCGAAGGCTGGCGATCATCCGCTGTTTCAACGCAGCCCTCGATAAGGCGGGACTCGCGGTGCGGGTCACGACGGTGATCGAGGACAAGAAACGCGGCCTCGTCGCCCGGGTCGATAAGGTGGACGGTGCTACCGAGGCGCAGGTCGACGCGGTGCTTGGCGGCTTTACCAGCCCCTGGGAATGGGCCGACTGA
- a CDS encoding ABC transporter transmembrane domain-containing protein, producing the protein MARKPANARAAATSSAANGEERASRKVSALGGLRPFLRPYRLMLLLALFALVLTAGVTLVLPLAVRRVVDGFGNHLELLDTYFSAFLLIAALLALGTGLRYYVVTRLGERVVADIRKAVFARVTRLSPSFFEKTMTGEVVSRITTDTTLILSVIGSSVSVALRNLLMLIGGMAMLLLTSAKLTGLVLLIVPAVVAPIVVMGRRLRRLSRENQDWIAESSGMASEALGAIQTVQAFTHEEATRARFARVTEESFISAKTRIGTRAVMTVIVIFLVFAGIVGVLWIGARDVRGGTMSVGELIQFVIYAVLVAGSVGSLSEIWGELQRAAGATERLVELLNTEDEIRDPATPLALPRPVKGAIAFETVGFSYPTRPGQLALDGVSFTVNPGETVALVGPSGAGKSTVLQLIERFYDPQSGRITLDGIALDSLSREDFRREIALVPQDPVIFAMTARDNIRFGRPDATDAEVEAAARTAQAHDFIMGLPGGYDSRLGERGVMLSGGQRQRISIARAILRDAPVLLLDEATSALDSESEHAVQTAFSRLSEGRSTLVVAHRLATVKSADRILVFEGGRIVAEGTHDALVREGGLYARLAKLQFTDGLAA; encoded by the coding sequence ATGGCCCGTAAGCCAGCAAATGCCCGCGCGGCTGCCACAAGCTCAGCCGCCAATGGAGAGGAGCGTGCGTCGCGCAAGGTTTCGGCGCTTGGGGGCTTGCGACCTTTCCTGCGGCCTTACCGTCTTATGCTGCTGCTGGCGCTGTTTGCGCTGGTGCTGACGGCGGGGGTCACGCTTGTGCTGCCGCTGGCGGTGCGCCGGGTGGTTGATGGCTTTGGCAATCACCTCGAACTTCTGGACACCTATTTCTCGGCCTTTCTGCTGATCGCAGCGCTGCTCGCTCTGGGGACGGGGCTGCGCTACTATGTCGTGACCCGGCTGGGAGAGCGGGTCGTCGCAGATATCCGCAAGGCGGTGTTCGCCCGGGTGACCCGCCTTTCGCCGTCGTTTTTCGAGAAGACCATGACCGGCGAGGTGGTTTCGCGCATCACCACCGATACCACGCTGATCCTGTCGGTGATCGGCTCGTCGGTTTCGGTCGCGCTGCGCAATCTGCTTATGCTGATCGGCGGCATGGCGATGCTGCTTCTGACTTCGGCCAAGCTCACCGGGCTGGTCTTGCTGATCGTGCCCGCTGTGGTGGCGCCGATTGTGGTGATGGGGCGGCGTCTGCGGCGGCTGTCGCGCGAGAACCAGGACTGGATCGCGGAAAGCTCGGGCATGGCGTCTGAGGCGCTTGGCGCCATTCAGACCGTCCAGGCCTTTACCCATGAAGAGGCCACCCGCGCCAGATTTGCCCGGGTGACGGAAGAAAGCTTCATTTCGGCAAAGACCCGGATCGGCACCCGCGCGGTGATGACGGTGATCGTGATTTTCCTTGTATTCGCAGGGATTGTCGGCGTGCTCTGGATCGGTGCGCGCGATGTGCGTGGCGGTACGATGAGTGTTGGAGAACTGATCCAGTTCGTGATCTATGCGGTGCTGGTGGCGGGCTCGGTCGGCTCGCTGTCGGAAATCTGGGGCGAATTGCAGCGCGCCGCCGGCGCGACCGAGCGGCTGGTCGAGCTTTTGAACACCGAAGATGAGATCCGCGATCCTGCGACGCCCCTGGCGCTGCCGCGCCCGGTGAAAGGTGCGATTGCCTTCGAGACTGTCGGCTTCTCCTATCCCACACGCCCGGGCCAGCTGGCGCTGGACGGGGTGTCCTTCACAGTGAATCCGGGCGAGACCGTGGCGCTGGTCGGCCCGTCTGGCGCCGGGAAGTCCACCGTTTTGCAACTGATCGAACGGTTCTATGACCCGCAATCGGGACGGATCACGCTGGACGGGATCGCACTGGACAGCCTTTCGCGCGAAGATTTCCGCCGCGAAATTGCGCTGGTGCCGCAGGATCCGGTGATTTTCGCGATGACGGCGCGTGACAATATCCGCTTTGGCCGCCCCGATGCGACCGATGCCGAGGTCGAGGCTGCGGCCCGCACCGCGCAGGCGCATGACTTCATCATGGGGCTTCCCGGCGGCTATGACAGCCGGCTGGGCGAGCGCGGCGTGATGCTGTCAGGCGGCCAGCGCCAGCGCATTTCCATCGCGCGGGCGATCCTGCGCGATGCGCCGGTCCTGCTGCTGGATGAGGCGACTTCCGCGCTGGATTCGGAATCGGAACATGCGGTCCAGACCGCGTTCAGCCGCCTGTCGGAAGGGCGCAGCACGCTGGTTGTGGCGCATCGCCTTGCCACCGTCAAAAGCGCTGACCGGATCCTCGTCTTCGAGGGGGGGCGGATCGTGGCCGAAGGCACGCATGACGCGCTGGTGCGCGAAGGCGGGCTTTATGCGCGGCTGGCAAAACTGCAGTTCACCGACGGGCTGGCGGCCTGA
- a CDS encoding alpha/beta hydrolase has protein sequence MPDQDRLSAEDPTGETLFFTSPDGARLAYCLDGPEDGLPVLCLAGLTRTKEDFIPALPALAGCRVIRMDYRGRGESDFTGAATYTIAQEGADALALLDHLGVGRAALLGTSRGGLIGMVLAQLVRERLIGLCLNDIGPEIAPAGLSGIAARIGRTPQARSLAEVALQMAANSPGFTGLSATDWLAYAARLFREVPGGLALRYDPALHDAFLAGYDPTQPLPDLWPQWEASRGLPVALIRGVNSDLLSPATVARMLRIRPDLAVTEIPGRGHVPFLDEPEALAALTSWTGALA, from the coding sequence ATGCCAGACCAGGACAGGCTCAGTGCCGAAGATCCGACGGGCGAGACCCTGTTCTTCACCAGCCCCGACGGCGCCCGGCTGGCCTACTGCCTTGACGGGCCAGAGGATGGCCTGCCGGTCCTGTGCCTCGCCGGTCTGACCCGCACGAAAGAGGATTTCATCCCCGCGCTGCCGGCACTGGCAGGCTGCCGCGTGATCCGGATGGATTACCGCGGCCGCGGCGAGAGCGATTTCACCGGCGCCGCGACCTATACGATTGCGCAGGAAGGCGCCGATGCGCTGGCGCTGCTGGATCATCTGGGGGTCGGGCGCGCGGCGCTTCTTGGCACCTCGCGCGGCGGGCTGATCGGCATGGTGCTGGCCCAGCTGGTACGGGAGCGGCTGATCGGGCTTTGCCTCAACGATATCGGCCCCGAAATCGCGCCCGCAGGGCTGTCGGGCATCGCGGCCCGTATCGGCCGTACTCCCCAGGCCCGCAGCCTTGCCGAAGTGGCGCTGCAAATGGCCGCCAACAGCCCGGGCTTTACCGGGCTCAGCGCAACGGACTGGCTCGCTTACGCGGCGCGGCTGTTTCGCGAAGTGCCCGGCGGGCTGGCCCTGCGCTACGACCCGGCGCTGCACGACGCGTTTCTCGCGGGCTATGACCCGACCCAGCCGCTCCCCGATCTCTGGCCGCAATGGGAGGCAAGCCGGGGCCTGCCGGTTGCGCTGATCCGGGGCGTGAATTCCGACCTGCTTTCGCCCGCGACAGTCGCGCGGATGCTGCGGATCCGGCCCGACCTCGCTGTCACTGAAATCCCCGGGCGCGGCCATGTGCCCTTCCTCGATGAGCCAGAGGCGCTTGCCGCATTGACCTCCTGGACCGGAGCCCTTGCATGA
- a CDS encoding threonine/serine dehydratase produces the protein MNITMIEAAATRLRGHVLRTPLLNAPLLDRIAGRQVFVKAESLQVTGSFKARGGWAAVSALPPGTPGVIAMSSGNHAQGVARAASGQGIASVILMPEDAPQVKIANTRAWGGEVVLYNRATEDRDAIATRIATERGYALIPPYDHAEVIAGQGTVGLEIAEQAQEAGLARADVLVPCGGGGLSSGVALALQARAPGLRLRTAEPEGFDDMARSLAAGERLRNPALTGSVCDAILTPIPGKMTFPLLSALAGPGLVVSDSEALEAVTLAFRHLRLVLEPGGAVALAAALFRPGLPDQVICIASGGNVSEDLFRKCLTKAS, from the coding sequence ATGAACATCACGATGATCGAAGCCGCCGCCACGCGCCTGCGGGGCCATGTGCTGCGCACGCCGCTGCTGAACGCGCCGCTCCTGGACCGGATCGCCGGCCGCCAGGTGTTTGTGAAAGCGGAATCGCTCCAGGTCACCGGCAGTTTCAAGGCGCGCGGCGGCTGGGCGGCGGTCTCGGCCTTGCCGCCCGGAACGCCGGGCGTGATCGCGATGTCTTCGGGCAATCACGCCCAGGGCGTGGCGCGCGCGGCCTCGGGCCAGGGGATCGCGAGCGTGATCCTGATGCCTGAGGATGCGCCGCAGGTGAAGATCGCCAATACCCGCGCCTGGGGGGGCGAGGTCGTGCTTTATAACCGGGCGACCGAGGATCGCGATGCCATCGCCACCCGGATCGCGACAGAGCGCGGCTATGCCCTGATCCCGCCTTATGATCATGCCGAGGTGATCGCAGGTCAGGGTACCGTCGGGCTGGAGATCGCAGAACAGGCGCAGGAGGCCGGCCTAGCCCGCGCCGATGTGCTGGTGCCCTGCGGCGGCGGCGGGCTGTCCTCAGGTGTTGCGCTGGCTTTGCAGGCACGCGCGCCCGGACTGCGCCTGCGCACCGCCGAGCCCGAGGGCTTTGACGATATGGCGCGCTCGCTTGCCGCCGGCGAACGGCTGCGCAACCCTGCCCTGACCGGATCGGTCTGCGATGCGATCCTGACGCCCATACCCGGAAAAATGACCTTCCCGCTCCTCTCCGCCCTGGCCGGTCCGGGGCTTGTGGTCAGTGATTCAGAGGCGCTGGAGGCCGTGACGCTCGCCTTCCGCCATCTGCGTCTGGTGCTGGAACCCGGCGGCGCAGTGGCGCTTGCGGCGGCCCTCTTCCGCCCCGGTCTGCCTGATCAGGTGATCTGTATCGCCTCGGGTGGCAATGTGTCAGAAGACCTGTTCCGCAAATGCCTCACAAAGGCCTCGTGA
- a CDS encoding alpha/beta fold hydrolase has protein sequence MPLIYLPDLRLNASLTGPEDGPPLVLLHALGLSNEIWQPLIDRLPRHRILSFDLRGHGASDCPPAPYKMGALIQDTERLIGHCGLKDCVVIGLSIGGLIAQGLAVKRLDLVRGLVLSNTAARIGIASQWQDRIALVRRAGLAALHDATMERWLGRNWRESPALAGLSTRFLATSPEGWAGCASAIAGTDFYETTATLRLPTLVIAGSHDGATPVDLVRETADLIPGHQFRLIRGAGHIPLAEKPDDYADAIRDFLTRIGHG, from the coding sequence ATGCCCCTCATCTACCTGCCCGATCTGCGTCTCAATGCCAGCCTCACCGGCCCCGAGGACGGCCCGCCTCTGGTGCTGCTCCACGCGCTTGGCCTCAGCAATGAGATCTGGCAACCGCTGATCGACCGCCTGCCCCGGCACCGCATTCTAAGTTTCGATCTGCGCGGCCATGGCGCCAGCGACTGCCCGCCCGCGCCCTATAAGATGGGCGCGCTGATCCAGGACACTGAACGGCTGATCGGGCATTGCGGTCTGAAAGACTGCGTGGTGATCGGCCTTTCGATCGGGGGCCTGATCGCCCAGGGCCTGGCGGTGAAACGGCTCGATCTCGTGCGGGGCCTCGTGCTGTCGAACACCGCCGCCCGTATCGGTATCGCCTCGCAATGGCAGGACCGTATCGCGCTGGTGCGCCGCGCAGGGCTCGCCGCCCTGCATGACGCCACGATGGAACGCTGGCTGGGCCGCAACTGGCGCGAAAGCCCGGCCCTTGCCGGTCTCAGCACCCGCTTCCTCGCGACATCCCCTGAGGGCTGGGCCGGCTGCGCCAGCGCCATTGCCGGCACCGATTTCTACGAGACCACCGCGACGCTGCGGCTCCCGACCCTGGTGATCGCCGGCAGCCATGACGGCGCCACCCCCGTCGATCTGGTGCGCGAGACCGCCGATCTGATCCCCGGTCACCAGTTCCGTCTGATCCGGGGCGCCGGCCATATTCCCCTGGCCGAAAAGCCCGATGACTATGCCGATGCGATCCGCGATTTCCTGACCCGGATCGGGCATGGCTGA
- a CDS encoding alpha/beta fold hydrolase: protein MADFLLVHGSGFGAWCWPWLTEALAGYGHSARAIDLPRGPGTSLSDQARAICDSLTGPTLLVGHSAGGFPITAAAETDPAKIQALIWLCAYIPGNGSSVASRRRSQSEQPLRPALRIDHGTGSYSFAPESLTPLFFHDCPPETQALAARHMAPESIAPQETPIRLTARSQSLPRFAITCENDRAIPPAFQHTMAGAVPPDHRFSLACGLAPFFARPKETADLLHRITALIP from the coding sequence ATGGCTGACTTTCTGCTGGTCCACGGCTCGGGCTTTGGTGCCTGGTGCTGGCCCTGGCTGACCGAAGCCCTGGCCGGTTACGGCCACAGCGCCCGCGCAATCGACCTGCCGCGCGGCCCAGGGACCAGCCTCAGCGACCAGGCGCGGGCGATCTGCGACAGCCTCACCGGACCCACTCTCCTCGTAGGCCATTCCGCCGGCGGCTTTCCGATCACCGCCGCGGCCGAAACCGATCCGGCCAAAATCCAGGCCCTCATCTGGCTCTGCGCCTATATCCCCGGGAACGGCAGTTCCGTCGCCTCACGCCGCCGCAGCCAGAGCGAACAACCACTGCGCCCCGCCCTCAGAATCGATCACGGCACCGGCAGCTACAGCTTCGCCCCCGAAAGCCTGACGCCCCTGTTCTTCCACGACTGCCCGCCAGAGACCCAGGCTCTTGCCGCCCGCCATATGGCGCCCGAATCCATTGCGCCGCAGGAAACCCCGATCCGTCTCACCGCGCGCTCACAAAGCCTGCCGCGCTTCGCCATCACCTGCGAAAACGACCGCGCCATCCCACCCGCCTTCCAGCACACCATGGCCGGTGCTGTCCCGCCCGATCACCGTTTCTCCCTCGCCTGCGGTCTTGCCCCGTTCTTCGCCAGACCGAAAGAGACCGCCGACCTCCTGCACCGGATCACCGCCCTCATCCCCTGA
- a CDS encoding mandelate racemase/muconate lactonizing enzyme family protein gives MILQDLEIFVVAPPAPGWGGRYWIFPKLTTRCGITGYGECYASSVGPKAMKAVIEDVFTRHMQGENPENIELMYRRAYSSGFTQRPDLTVMGAFSGLEIACWDIIGKARNRPVWALNGGRMNDRLRSYTYIYPGSGQDPTEFWASPDQQAEAALHYVEQGFTALKFDPAGPYTIRGGHQPALSDISRSVAFCKTIREAVGDRADLLFGTHGQFTTEGAIRLGRELEPWNPLWYEEPIPPDNLLEFAEVAKQVRIPLATGERLTTKTEFATLLRAGGVRILQPALGRLGGISEGRKVAAIAEVYNAEIAPHLYAGPVEWAANIHLGVTIPNLLLVETIETGGAFHQRLIKNTIRWENGYILPPEGPGLGIDFDEDLARAHPYNGEKLHLQMQEAPCSYQAENRFEGGAPSEV, from the coding sequence ATGATCCTGCAAGACCTGGAAATTTTCGTTGTCGCCCCGCCCGCCCCCGGCTGGGGCGGCCGCTACTGGATCTTTCCGAAACTCACCACGCGCTGCGGCATCACCGGATATGGCGAATGCTACGCCTCGAGCGTCGGTCCCAAAGCGATGAAGGCCGTCATCGAAGACGTCTTCACCCGCCATATGCAGGGCGAAAACCCCGAAAATATCGAGCTGATGTATCGCCGCGCCTATTCCTCGGGCTTCACACAGCGCCCCGATCTCACCGTCATGGGCGCCTTTTCAGGGCTTGAGATCGCCTGCTGGGACATTATCGGCAAGGCGCGCAACCGCCCGGTCTGGGCGCTGAATGGCGGGCGAATGAATGATCGCCTGCGCTCTTACACCTATATCTACCCCGGTTCAGGCCAGGACCCGACCGAATTCTGGGCCAGTCCCGACCAGCAGGCCGAGGCGGCTTTGCACTATGTCGAGCAGGGCTTCACCGCGCTGAAATTCGACCCCGCCGGCCCCTATACGATCCGCGGCGGCCATCAACCCGCTCTGTCCGACATCTCGCGCTCGGTCGCTTTTTGCAAAACCATCCGCGAAGCGGTTGGCGACCGCGCCGATCTGCTGTTCGGAACCCATGGCCAGTTCACCACCGAAGGCGCCATCCGCCTTGGCCGCGAGCTCGAGCCCTGGAACCCGCTCTGGTATGAGGAGCCGATCCCGCCCGACAATCTTCTGGAATTCGCCGAGGTCGCGAAGCAGGTCCGCATTCCGCTTGCCACCGGCGAGCGGCTGACCACCAAGACCGAATTCGCCACGCTTTTACGCGCCGGCGGTGTGCGGATCCTGCAACCGGCGCTTGGCCGGCTTGGCGGTATATCCGAGGGCCGAAAAGTCGCAGCCATTGCCGAGGTCTATAATGCCGAAATCGCGCCGCATCTCTATGCCGGGCCGGTGGAATGGGCGGCGAATATCCATCTCGGCGTCACCATTCCCAATCTTTTGCTGGTTGAGACCATCGAGACCGGCGGCGCCTTCCATCAGCGCCTGATCAAAAACACCATCCGCTGGGAAAATGGCTATATCCTGCCCCCAGAAGGCCCCGGCCTCGGCATTGATTTCGACGAGGATCTTGCCCGCGCCCATCCCTATAACGGCGAGAAACTGCATCTCCAGATGCAGGAGGCGCCCTGTTCCTACCAGGCCGAGAACCGGTTCGAAGGCGGCGCGCCCTCCGAGGTTTAA
- a CDS encoding methionine ABC transporter permease has protein sequence MTRPMFDLLVKGMWETVVMTGVSGALSFVIGLPLALILVTTDKGGIFQNLLINRSLGWLVNALRSVPFIILLVAAIPLTRLIVGTAIGISAAIVPLTLAAAPYFARVAEVSLREVDRALIDAARAMGATRMTILRDVLIPEALPGIVSGFTVTMVTLIGASAMAGAVGAGGLGDIAIRYGYQRFETAIMVAVVIILIVMVSIMQWAGDALARRIDHR, from the coding sequence ATGACGCGGCCGATGTTCGACCTGCTGGTCAAGGGCATGTGGGAGACGGTGGTGATGACCGGCGTCTCTGGCGCGCTGTCTTTCGTGATCGGCCTGCCTCTGGCACTGATCCTCGTGACGACCGACAAGGGCGGTATCTTTCAGAACCTGCTGATCAACCGGAGCCTTGGCTGGCTGGTCAATGCGCTGCGCTCGGTGCCGTTCATCATCCTGCTGGTGGCGGCGATCCCGCTGACGCGGCTGATCGTGGGCACCGCCATCGGGATCAGCGCGGCGATTGTGCCGCTGACACTGGCGGCGGCGCCCTATTTCGCACGTGTGGCCGAAGTGTCCCTGCGCGAGGTCGACCGCGCTTTGATCGACGCCGCCCGCGCGATGGGGGCGACGCGGATGACGATCCTGCGCGATGTGCTGATCCCCGAGGCGCTGCCTGGCATTGTTTCGGGCTTTACCGTGACCATGGTGACGCTGATCGGCGCCTCTGCAATGGCGGGGGCCGTCGGGGCCGGCGGGCTTGGCGATATCGCGATCCGCTATGGCTATCAGCGGTTCGAGACGGCGATTATGGTCGCGGTCGTGATCATCCTGATCGTGATGGTGTCGATCATGCAATGGGCCGGAGATGCGCTGGCACGGCGCATCGACCACCGCTGA